One genomic segment of Amycolatopsis sp. WQ 127309 includes these proteins:
- a CDS encoding AAA family ATPase — protein sequence MPGTELAGREWEVRLLADRARAAAVGAGQAVLLRGPAGIGKTKLLAAALDELDGIAATVLTVACPDSGVAAYEAVRALFEPLQPAGAAAGELLTGSARLALPALVPALGEGQGSADTYSVMHGLHWLTAGLAARGLVVLALDDVQWCDETSLRWLGFLLRRAEDLPLLVLMTQRTGPDEPVPEVLGEIGAALSCLTVDLAPLSPDAVADVLESSFGAAPDPVFAARVLDLTGGNPFLLDRVVSRVRDEGTPGAERVALLERIGREVVARPLLDRLPEGAFAVARAIAVLSGEDLETIAALAGTQPGPASGAVRALRAGELLAPDRLDYAHDLIRTAVLDSVPPAELARLRERAAVLLNDRGRPAEEVAVHLLLLDSVPQPWMVNVLRDAAVSAEGRGAPSAAARYLTRALRADEDDVAVLVHLSRVQGQLDPASSLRHLEHVLGLVTDPRRRVPVVMQYTMISLAAQNSQRAYALGEEALDALVAAGGPDPSPADRALRMLIESALLLSGLDEKSGVPRVSARLRDVTPPPGDTAEERQLLGMLSSLGTLQGRPAAEVADQASRVLLIGDVAPGGWAVLGAVLSLYLGDHGEPALTAINELLNHAQSRGEAWTYALGASTRALMHEFTGNLAEGLSDAQYSFDVVTQERWAPGVSMPQAALGAMLVRQGDPVRAEEVLDTVTRPRLSEFTLEYHWFLMARARARAAQGDVEGALTVLRTCGDSLRGSGIGNPVLAPWWYDSAELLAGLGRVAEGVAVLDEVEPAVRRWGTTRALGMLETGRGVLADGDAAIERLSAAADVLAGSPAKLELAKAEYLLGRRLLRRGDTEGARERLRRSIDLSVLSRDRQQLGLALPALTEAGGRMRSGTDSPADALSGSERRVAERAATGATNREIAESLFLTQRTVEVHLTSVYRKLGIKGRADLAEALRTW from the coding sequence TTGCCCGGGACAGAACTGGCCGGCCGGGAGTGGGAGGTCCGGCTGCTCGCCGACCGGGCCCGGGCCGCCGCCGTCGGCGCGGGACAGGCGGTCCTGCTGCGCGGGCCCGCGGGGATCGGGAAGACGAAGCTGCTCGCCGCCGCGCTCGACGAGCTCGACGGGATCGCCGCCACCGTGCTCACGGTGGCCTGCCCGGACAGCGGGGTCGCGGCCTACGAAGCCGTCCGCGCGCTGTTCGAGCCGCTGCAGCCGGCCGGCGCCGCCGCGGGCGAGCTGCTCACCGGCAGCGCCCGGCTGGCGCTGCCGGCCCTCGTGCCCGCGCTGGGCGAGGGCCAGGGCAGCGCCGACACCTACTCCGTGATGCACGGCCTGCACTGGCTCACCGCCGGCCTGGCCGCCCGCGGCCTCGTGGTGCTCGCCCTCGACGACGTCCAGTGGTGCGACGAGACGTCGCTGCGGTGGCTGGGGTTCCTGCTGCGCCGCGCCGAAGACCTGCCGCTGCTGGTGCTGATGACCCAGCGGACCGGGCCGGACGAGCCCGTGCCGGAGGTGCTCGGCGAGATCGGCGCGGCCCTGAGCTGCCTGACGGTCGACCTGGCGCCGCTGTCCCCGGACGCCGTCGCCGACGTCCTGGAGTCGTCGTTCGGCGCGGCGCCGGACCCGGTCTTCGCCGCCCGCGTCCTCGACCTCACCGGCGGGAACCCGTTCCTGCTCGACCGGGTCGTCAGCCGGGTGCGGGACGAGGGGACGCCGGGCGCCGAGCGTGTGGCGCTGCTCGAACGGATCGGCCGCGAGGTCGTGGCGCGGCCGCTGCTGGACCGGCTCCCGGAAGGCGCGTTCGCCGTGGCGCGCGCGATCGCCGTGCTGAGCGGCGAAGACCTGGAGACGATCGCCGCGCTCGCCGGGACCCAGCCCGGCCCGGCGAGCGGCGCCGTGCGGGCCCTGCGCGCCGGCGAGCTGCTGGCGCCGGACCGGCTGGACTACGCGCACGACCTGATCCGCACCGCGGTGCTGGACTCCGTGCCGCCCGCCGAGCTGGCCCGGCTGCGGGAACGCGCGGCCGTCCTGCTCAACGACCGCGGCCGGCCCGCCGAGGAGGTCGCCGTCCACCTGCTGCTGCTCGACTCGGTGCCGCAGCCGTGGATGGTCAACGTGCTGCGCGACGCCGCCGTCTCGGCCGAGGGCCGGGGCGCGCCCTCGGCCGCCGCCCGGTACCTGACCCGCGCCCTGCGGGCCGACGAGGACGACGTCGCCGTGCTGGTGCACCTGTCCCGGGTCCAGGGGCAGCTGGACCCGGCGTCGTCCCTGCGGCACCTGGAGCACGTGCTGGGCCTGGTGACCGATCCGCGCCGCCGGGTGCCGGTCGTCATGCAGTACACGATGATCTCCCTGGCCGCGCAGAACTCCCAGCGGGCCTACGCGCTGGGCGAAGAGGCGCTGGACGCCCTGGTCGCCGCCGGTGGCCCGGACCCGTCGCCCGCCGACCGGGCCCTGCGGATGCTGATCGAGTCCGCGCTGCTGCTCTCGGGCCTCGACGAGAAGTCCGGCGTGCCCCGGGTCAGCGCGCGGCTGCGCGACGTCACGCCGCCGCCCGGCGACACCGCCGAGGAACGCCAGCTGCTGGGCATGCTCTCGTCGCTGGGCACGCTGCAGGGCCGGCCGGCGGCCGAAGTGGCCGACCAGGCGAGCCGGGTCCTGCTGATCGGCGACGTCGCCCCCGGCGGCTGGGCCGTGCTGGGCGCCGTCCTCTCGCTCTACCTGGGTGACCACGGCGAGCCGGCGCTGACCGCGATCAACGAGCTCCTGAACCACGCCCAGAGCCGTGGCGAGGCGTGGACCTACGCCCTCGGCGCGAGCACCCGCGCGCTGATGCACGAGTTCACCGGGAACCTCGCGGAAGGGCTGTCGGACGCGCAGTACTCGTTCGACGTCGTCACGCAGGAGCGGTGGGCCCCGGGTGTCTCCATGCCACAGGCGGCGCTCGGCGCGATGCTGGTCCGCCAAGGGGACCCGGTCCGCGCCGAGGAGGTGCTGGACACGGTGACCCGGCCGCGGCTGTCGGAGTTCACCCTGGAGTACCACTGGTTCCTGATGGCCCGGGCCCGGGCGCGGGCGGCGCAGGGCGACGTCGAAGGCGCGCTGACCGTGCTGCGCACCTGCGGGGACAGCCTGCGCGGCAGCGGCATCGGCAACCCGGTGCTGGCGCCGTGGTGGTACGACTCGGCCGAGCTGCTGGCGGGCCTCGGCCGGGTGGCCGAGGGCGTGGCCGTGCTCGACGAGGTCGAGCCGGCGGTCCGCCGCTGGGGCACCACGCGGGCCCTCGGCATGCTGGAGACCGGCCGCGGGGTGCTGGCCGACGGCGACGCGGCGATCGAGCGGCTGTCGGCGGCCGCGGACGTGCTGGCCGGCTCGCCCGCCAAGCTGGAGCTCGCGAAGGCCGAGTACCTGCTGGGCCGCCGGCTGCTGCGCCGGGGCGACACCGAGGGCGCGCGGGAACGGTTGCGCCGCTCGATCGACCTGTCCGTGCTCAGCCGGGACAGGCAGCAGCTCGGGCTGGCGCTGCCGGCGCTGACCGAGGCGGGCGGGCGGATGCGCAGCGGGACCGACTCGCCGGCGGACGCGCTGAGCGGCAGCGAGCGGCGGGTCGCCGAGCGGGCGGCGACCGGCGCGACCAACCGGGAGATCGCCGAGTCGCTGTTCCTCACCCAGCGCACCGTCGAGGTGCACCTGACCAGCGTCTACCGCAAGCTGGGTATCAAGGGGCGGGCGGATCTCGCGGAGGCCCTGCGCACCTGGTGA
- a CDS encoding CaiB/BaiF CoA-transferase family protein — protein sequence MPSLPLDGVTVVSCEQAVAAPLATRHLADLGARVLKIERPGSGDFARAYDETVRGLSSHFVWLNRSKESVTLDLKHEAAPEVMGRLIDGADVFVQNFAPGVAERLGLGAAALRASRPGLITCSISGYGSTGPYRDAKAYDLLIQSEAGLVSVTGTAEEPAKSGIPAADIGAGMYAYSGILSALFHRERTGEGTELEVSLFDALIEWMGFPLYYTGFGGTPPPRAGTSHPAIAPYGTFAAGDGTQLVLAVQNDREWAAFCRHAVGRPEWTSDERFATGSARVAHRAELEREIGAIFAGLTGEELAARLSEGRIAHARRRELPEVLEHPQLTERDRFAEVGSPVGPLRMTLPPVTVPGRPPRLDPIPALGEHTDAVLTEFGFDAADLRERGAL from the coding sequence CTGCCCTCCCTCCCGCTCGACGGCGTCACCGTCGTCTCCTGCGAACAGGCGGTTGCGGCGCCGCTGGCCACGCGGCACCTGGCCGACCTCGGCGCGCGGGTGCTCAAGATCGAGCGGCCGGGCAGCGGCGACTTCGCGCGGGCCTACGACGAGACCGTCCGCGGGCTTTCGAGCCACTTCGTCTGGCTGAACCGGTCGAAGGAGAGCGTCACGCTCGACCTGAAGCACGAGGCCGCGCCCGAGGTGATGGGCCGGCTGATCGACGGCGCCGACGTCTTCGTGCAGAACTTCGCCCCCGGCGTCGCCGAGCGGCTCGGGCTCGGCGCCGCCGCGCTGCGGGCGTCACGGCCGGGGCTGATCACGTGCTCGATCTCGGGGTACGGCTCGACCGGCCCGTACCGCGACGCGAAGGCGTACGACCTGCTGATCCAGTCCGAAGCCGGGCTGGTGTCGGTGACCGGCACGGCGGAAGAGCCGGCGAAGAGCGGCATCCCGGCGGCCGACATCGGGGCCGGGATGTACGCCTACTCCGGGATCCTGTCGGCGTTGTTCCACCGCGAACGCACCGGCGAGGGCACCGAGCTGGAGGTGAGCCTGTTCGACGCGCTGATCGAGTGGATGGGCTTCCCGCTCTACTACACGGGTTTCGGCGGCACCCCGCCCCCGCGGGCGGGCACGAGCCACCCGGCGATCGCGCCGTACGGCACGTTCGCCGCCGGCGACGGCACGCAGCTGGTGCTGGCCGTGCAGAACGACCGGGAGTGGGCCGCGTTCTGCCGGCACGCGGTCGGCCGTCCCGAGTGGACGTCCGACGAGCGGTTCGCGACGGGCAGCGCCCGCGTCGCTCACCGGGCCGAGCTGGAGCGGGAGATCGGCGCCATCTTCGCCGGGCTGACCGGCGAGGAGCTGGCGGCGCGGCTGAGCGAGGGCCGGATCGCGCACGCCCGCCGCCGGGAGCTGCCGGAGGTCCTGGAGCACCCGCAGCTGACCGAACGCGACCGGTTCGCCGAGGTCGGCTCGCCCGTGGGACCACTGCGGATGACGCTGCCGCCGGTGACGGTGCCCGGCCGCCCGCCGCGCCTCGACCCGATCCCGGCGCTGGGCGAACACACGGACGCGGTGCTCACGGAGTTCGGCTTCGACGCCGCGGACCTGCGCGAGCGCGGCGCGCTCTAG
- a CDS encoding LuxR family transcriptional regulator: MPYHRPLSVINSGHHRPAGRLIGRERQLALLDDLVDGLFAGRPARAGVSGAAGTGRTALLRHVLATARERGAVAGLASCSPVETGIPFSTASQLVAALHSPARFADLATECFAGPCDATVPLLCDVFAELAADGPLVLAIDDLQWADAWSLRCFAAMAARPGPVLLVAAAHGPLARYLGDGPGTQLDLPPLTEAETAALLREIPGAPGGAAFTTAALSIAAGRPAVLREIVTRWSTDGRPPEPEQVPHLVRIGRAVTSARAARVRRGLPPDALALLRAMSVSTSDVVLAGRLAGLPETTVAGALEPLVASGLVAAGRPAEPHLAAEVLAELDADARGDLHRRAAELAHGIGAGATVAADLLCAAPAVGEPWARTVLVEAAEQWFLQGRTSAAADALRRVLLEPLDPAERAALLLRLASMEVTRDPDAADGRLRRILAEPELSTLPAAVTAADLLLARGDVETTRRAVAELRGRALVSTVESAVADALVPSTVDSDLVALGRIAEEEAAVDPVMPVAPLLRTTRPGGPAEAGAEAWWLATRGEDRRRALDLAEQALIVREDAPLMPRIAACRALLCCDELESAAEGLTAVAAAARRRDAKAATAQALLHRAVVNLRRNRPDDALHDLTLAGRELPVRCWHPALVPAYLAVEISAHLKLGRTERARRLAAEPLPRGGEHTAGQAFLLYARAELALAADELEAALAAARECGRILRSRQWVNPMLCPWRTIAAFASRSLGDGAAAAALSAEELSLAGYWGTDGAFDALRERAVAELRRSVPAQRQPAEPVPEPVLPPGRRFEPRRPEVLSPAEQDVAALAARGLPNREIARELSIALRTVELRLTKVYRKLGLKGRSALTERWATWTLGD, from the coding sequence GTGCCGTACCACCGGCCACTGTCCGTGATCAACTCCGGACACCACCGCCCGGCCGGGCGGTTGATCGGCCGGGAGCGCCAGCTCGCCCTGCTCGACGACCTCGTCGACGGCCTCTTCGCGGGCCGACCCGCCCGGGCCGGCGTTTCGGGCGCCGCCGGGACCGGCCGCACGGCCCTGCTGCGCCACGTGCTCGCCACCGCCCGCGAACGCGGCGCCGTCGCCGGCCTGGCGTCGTGCTCGCCGGTGGAGACCGGGATCCCGTTCAGCACGGCGTCACAGCTGGTCGCCGCCCTGCACTCGCCGGCGCGGTTCGCGGACCTGGCGACCGAGTGCTTCGCCGGCCCGTGCGACGCCACCGTCCCGTTGCTGTGCGACGTGTTCGCCGAGCTGGCCGCCGACGGGCCGCTGGTGCTGGCGATCGACGACCTCCAGTGGGCGGACGCCTGGTCGTTGCGGTGCTTCGCCGCGATGGCCGCCCGGCCCGGCCCGGTCCTGCTGGTCGCGGCCGCGCACGGCCCGCTGGCGCGCTACCTCGGCGACGGCCCGGGCACCCAGCTGGACCTGCCGCCGCTGACCGAGGCGGAGACCGCGGCGTTGCTGCGGGAGATCCCGGGGGCGCCGGGCGGGGCGGCGTTCACCACGGCGGCGCTGAGCATCGCGGCCGGCCGGCCCGCGGTGCTGCGCGAGATCGTGACGCGCTGGAGCACCGACGGGCGCCCGCCCGAGCCCGAGCAGGTACCCCACCTGGTGCGGATCGGGCGCGCGGTGACGTCGGCGCGCGCCGCCCGCGTCCGGCGCGGCCTGCCGCCGGACGCGCTGGCGCTGCTGCGGGCGATGTCGGTGTCCACATCGGACGTCGTGCTCGCGGGCCGGCTGGCGGGCCTGCCGGAGACCACGGTGGCCGGCGCGCTGGAACCGCTCGTGGCGAGCGGCCTGGTGGCGGCCGGGCGGCCCGCCGAACCGCACCTGGCGGCGGAAGTGCTGGCGGAGCTGGACGCGGACGCCCGCGGCGACCTGCACCGGCGGGCGGCGGAACTGGCGCACGGCATCGGCGCCGGCGCGACGGTGGCGGCCGACCTGCTCTGCGCGGCGCCGGCGGTGGGGGAGCCGTGGGCACGGACCGTCCTGGTGGAGGCGGCCGAGCAGTGGTTCCTGCAGGGCCGCACGTCGGCGGCGGCCGACGCGCTGCGCCGGGTGCTGCTGGAGCCGCTGGATCCGGCGGAGCGCGCGGCGTTGCTGCTGCGCCTGGCGTCGATGGAGGTGACGCGGGACCCCGACGCGGCGGACGGGCGGCTGCGCCGGATCCTGGCCGAACCCGAACTGAGCACGTTGCCCGCGGCCGTGACGGCGGCCGACCTCCTCCTGGCCCGCGGCGACGTCGAGACGACCCGGCGCGCGGTGGCGGAGCTGCGCGGCCGCGCGTTGGTGTCCACTGTGGAAAGTGCCGTGGCGGACGCCCTCGTCCCGTCTACTGTGGATTCGGACCTGGTCGCCCTCGGCCGGATCGCCGAGGAGGAAGCCGCGGTGGACCCGGTCATGCCCGTCGCGCCGCTCCTCCGGACCACCCGGCCCGGCGGTCCCGCCGAAGCCGGAGCCGAGGCCTGGTGGCTCGCGACCCGGGGCGAGGACCGCCGCCGGGCGCTCGACCTGGCCGAGCAGGCCCTCATCGTGCGTGAGGACGCGCCGCTCATGCCGCGCATCGCCGCCTGCCGGGCCTTGCTGTGCTGCGACGAGCTGGAATCCGCCGCCGAAGGGCTCACCGCCGTCGCCGCCGCGGCCCGGCGTCGTGACGCCAAGGCCGCGACCGCGCAGGCCCTGCTGCACCGGGCCGTCGTGAACCTGCGGCGCAACCGGCCCGACGACGCCCTCCACGACCTCACCCTCGCCGGGCGGGAGCTGCCCGTCCGGTGCTGGCACCCCGCGCTCGTCCCGGCCTACCTCGCCGTCGAGATCTCCGCGCACCTCAAGCTGGGCCGGACCGAACGCGCCCGCCGGCTCGCCGCCGAACCGCTCCCGCGCGGCGGCGAGCACACCGCGGGGCAGGCGTTCCTCCTGTACGCGCGGGCGGAGCTGGCCCTGGCCGCCGACGAGCTGGAGGCCGCCCTCGCCGCGGCGCGGGAGTGCGGCCGGATCCTGCGGTCCCGGCAGTGGGTGAACCCGATGCTCTGCCCGTGGCGCACGATCGCCGCCTTCGCGTCGCGGAGCCTCGGCGACGGCGCGGCGGCCGCGGCGCTGTCGGCCGAGGAACTGTCGCTGGCCGGCTACTGGGGCACCGACGGGGCCTTCGACGCCCTGCGGGAACGCGCGGTCGCCGAGCTGCGGCGCAGCGTGCCCGCGCAACGGCAGCCGGCCGAGCCGGTGCCCGAACCCGTCCTGCCGCCGGGACGCCGGTTCGAGCCGCGCCGGCCGGAGGTGCTCTCGCCCGCCGAACAGGACGTCGCCGCCCTCGCCGCGCGCGGGCTGCCGAACCGCGAGATCGCCCGGGAGCTCTCGATCGCGCTGCGCACGGTCGAACTGCGGCTGACGAAGGTGTACCGCAAGCTCGGTCTCAAGGGCCGCTCCGCGCTCACCGAGCGCTGGGCGACCTGGACGCTGGGGGACTGA